In Trichoderma atroviride chromosome 2, complete sequence, one DNA window encodes the following:
- a CDS encoding uncharacterized protein (EggNog:ENOG41~TransMembrane:1 (o544-566i)), whose translation MQLSQQACYLLISSIWRVTAVEFKNTDRGLATYVSRPDLKPPIPECRTYRDDLVSPGSWFHAPFDSLNTPDTHSYVPGQFGPHIFDNHGELIWSGAMLFNRSNVYDFRKIRYRGSDALSLIAGDVGPVSVATASGVGIILNSAYEIVKTVYASDGEKQVHIDMHEFNVIEDGNSALVLLAKKSLPGESPLPENANATVRNNGFQEVEIETNRVIFEWWAYDYVPASDSHSAQPEDAYHINSVKKTPQGHYLVSMRHQSAIFLISSVDGSIIWQLGGPRSSFIHTNDFNFSSQHDAQVYSQNETHTVISFLDNASDGVSITGACSSALLVSLATTTAPMIATVIQKWDRPDGLYTARRGNIQFLENENILVSWSESGYTSEFSLDGTLVQQVYSQYERFAEYRQYKFSWKASLHVSEPIAFASHVYGATKDTATTVLYASWNGATEVESWNFYGSESPEQIQQPSLIAKTAKKAFETVAMIPGQHSFTFVEAVSKDGTSLQNSTIQISQLPPSYVYEQQGHPNPADNKTVLNQLGMIVAEQPTRYWMFALSIAVFAALVIYITIQLWKCCIRRRVLK comes from the exons ATGCAGCTTTCTCAACAAGCATGCTATCTGCTTATTTCCTCCATATGGCGGGTAACTGCAGTTGAATTTAAAAATACTGACAGAGGATTAGCGACATATGTTTCA AGACCAGACTTAAAGCCACCTATTCCGGAATGTAGGACGTATCGGGACGATTTAGTCAGTCCGGGAAGCTGGTTCCATGCACCCTTTGATTCCCTCAACACGCCGGATACTCACTCATATGTCCCAGGGCAGTTTGGCCCTCATATCTTTGATAACCATGGG GAACTAATCTGGAGCGGGGCTATGCTTTTCAATCGGTCCAACGTGTATGACTTTCGCAAAATAAGATACCGAGGATCTGATGCATTGTCCCTTATAGCAGGCGACGTGGGACCGGTTTCAGTCGCTACAGCGAGTGGGGTGGGCATCATCTTGAACTCTGCATACGAGATTGTCAAGACTGTTTATGCGAGCGACGGGGAGAAGCAAGTGCATATTGATATGCACGAGTTCAATGTcattgaagatggaaacagCGCTTTAGTACTACTTGCGAAGAAAAGCCTGCCAGGCGAATCACCCCTCCCAGAGAACGCCAACGCAACGGTTAGGAATAACGGCTTCCAGGAGGTTGAGATAGAAACGAACAGGGTCATTTTTGAATGGTGGGCATATGACTATGTTCCGGCATCCGATTCTCATTCCGCACAACCTGAAGATGCTTA CCACATAAATTCAGTTAAAAAAACACCCCAGGGCCATTATCTTGTGTCTATGCGACACCAGTCTGCGATATTTCTCATATCCAGCGTCGATGGCTCTATCATCTGGCAATTGGGTGGCCCGCGCTCCTCATTCATTCATACAAACGATTTCAACTTCAGTTCACAGCACGACGCCCAAGTCTACAGCCAAAACGAAACTCATACAGTGATATCGTTCTTAGACAATGCCTCTGATGGCGTGTCGATCACTGGCGCTTGTTCTTCCGCATTGCTAGTCTCGTTAGCAACGACTACGGCTCCGATGATAGCAACTGTCATTCAAAAGTGGGACAGGCCTGACGGCTTATACACTGCCCGCCGTGGGAATATTCAATTCTTGGAGAATGAGAATATTTTGGTTTCATGGTCTGAATCTGGATACACAAGCGAGTTTTCGTTAGACGGAACCCTTGTTCAGCAAGTCTACAGTCAATATGAAAGATTTGCCGAGTATAGGCAGTACAAGTTCAGCTGGAAGGCCTCGCTACATGTGAGTGAACCCATTGCATTTGCCTCCCATGTATACGGAGCAACGAAAGATACAGCCACAACGGTTCTCTACGCGTCATGGAATGGAGCAACCGAAGTGGAGTCTTGGAACTTTTATGGCTCAGAATCACCAGAGCAAATCCAGCAGCCGTCCCTCATCGCCAAGACTGCAAAAAAGGCCTTTGAGACCGTTGCTATGATTCCAGGGCAACACTCTTTCACCTTTGTAGAAGCAGTGTCCAAGGACGGTACAAGCTTACAGAATTCCACTATACAAATATCTCAGCTGCCACCGTCGTACGTTTATGAGCAGCAAGGTCATCCCAATCCCGCAGATAACAAAACTGTCCTGAATCAGCTAGGCATGATCGTGGCCGAGCAACCGACGCGGTATTGGATGTTTGCGCTATCAATAGCGGTATTTGCCGCATTGGTCATATACATTACGATACAATTGTGGAAATGTTGCATTCGCAGGAGGGTTCTAAAATAG
- a CDS encoding uncharacterized protein (EggNog:ENOG41~TransMembrane:7 (o27-49i110-126o146-166i173-191o203-224i236-256o268-291i)) codes for MFGGNAISPLLASGILQLDGHRGLRGWQWLFLLEGLFTISVSFILLLFLPGSPSRPKPLFGQGLIKFTDMDSNILRRRLELDGGEDLNEQGLKKIPLAVIWSTVTHYRRWPHFVSTFVVFSTWSPLTTYTPSIIMSLGFDRTRANALAAVGAFIALAVVFLFAFISDRTNQRGASVIAAQTCYLITLIVAHQLQPHVGKWSRWGLWTAVNSFAVGYHPIHNSWVQLNCTDPREKSISIAMWVMSAISGLMVGTQYFQADDKPLYSTGLRTMIVMVSVGIASAAFQIAVYVVHNRRVNDGKQQGSEPRGKLYVP; via the exons ATGTTTGGCGGCAATGCGATTAGCCCTCTGCTTGCCTCGGGCATTCTGCAGCTGGATGGGCATCGTGGTCTTCGTGGATGGCAGTGGTTGTTTTTAC TTGAGGGTCTGTTTACAATCTCGGTTTCTTTCATTCTCTTGCTTTTCCTACCTGGATCGCCGTCACGTCCAAAACCTCTGTTTGGCCAGGGGTTGATTAAATTCACGGACATGGACTCGAATATTTTGCGGCGGCGTCTCGAATTAGATGGTGGAGAGGATTTAAATGAGCAAGGTCTCAAGAAGATTCCTCTAGCAGTCATTTGGAGCACAGTGACCCATTATCGCCGCTGGCCGCATTTCGTTTCAACATTTGTGGTATTCTCCACATGGAGTCCCTTAACCACCTACACCCCTTCTATCATTAT GTCGCTGGGCTTTGATAGAACCAGGGCAAACGCTCTGGCTGCCGTGGGTGCATTTATCGCACTTGCTGTTGTTTTTCTATTCGCATTCATCAGCGATCGAACCAACCAACGAGGTGCTTCCGTAATTGCTGCTCAGACGTGCTATTTGATCACTCTCATAGTAGCCCATCAACTTCAGCCTCATGTTGGAAAGTGGTCAAGGTGGGGTTTGTGGACGGCTGTCAACAGCTTCGCAGTTGGCTATCATCCTATTCACAACTCATGGGTTCAGCTTAATTGCACAGACCCCAGAGAGAAGAGTATAAGTATTGC CATGTGGGTGATGTCCGCTATTAGTGGCCTTATGGTAGGAACGCAATACTTCCAAGCTGATGACAAGCCGCT TTATTCAACTGGCCTACGCACAATGATTGTAATGGTTTCAGTGGGAATCGCAAGCGCCGCTTTCCAAATCGCCGTATATGTGGTACACAATAGACGAGTTAATGATGGGAAACAACAGGGAAGTGAGCCCAGAGGAAAGCTATATGTGCCATAA
- a CDS encoding uncharacterized protein (EggNog:ENOG41): protein MPRARKQVTRSFSACWTCRRRRVKCNGVGLPCKQCKKCRLECEGYSIQLVWVDQKTGTYPPFSRRSMNFEQTWRGWPAFSDDHIQRLIDEMDSIDLPIADHSPPLNPFTVFHSTQLTDPSILDHPTADKSELDSQDVASLIDLSQSETPPTPYIEVSYSLLRPLTPTIYDWLSSSRDEATIFHHYVTWIAPIMIPVDSTNNPWKSVYPSTALQDSSPASRALYHAIIAQSAFNLANLYKDNRHIYHQKESVALEHYGSSLRELSQTLNSTKEAEYNACAATLYTLMISEGQARDSVAWRSHFNGAGSFVTQFVRQKPWAQSTHSWVISQSIALSFEISQTGNAKPHNRSPITEILFEGVASRQNFGYTIGASCNVLRIISSTRLFMERIAHGDVPDNLCLTVQSYIAELLPENHAQCGIDLDIPERESIVKSLPRTEQFKFLDCLHLRLFRTAALIYIYQAILKVPPRGVSKYVRSVLLDAMTFMYIRGGAISMWPVFIAATEATDEADQKMVECWLAVSSQLGIPNRLVAGTVIRQIWHDRAQEAIVRGVEPDQVVLDWKAVQQRLGVDLLLL from the exons ATGCCTCGTGCTCGCAAGCAAGTCACAAGGTCGTTCTCCGCTTGTTGGACTTGTCGCCGACGGCGCGTCAAGTGCAACGGTGTAGGTCTACCATGCAAGCAGTGCAAGAAATGCAGGCTTGAGTGTGAAGGGTATAGCATCCAGCTTGTTTGGGTAGACCAAAAGACTGGCACTTATCCTCCGTTTTCTCGAAGGAGCATGAATTTTGAGCAAACATGGCGTGGTTGGCCGGCTTTCAGCGACGATCACATCCAGCGCCTGATCGACGAGATGGATAGCATCGACCTTCCGATTGCGGACCACTCGCCGCCTTTGAATCCCTTCACAGTGTTTCATTCGACGCAGCTGACTGATCCCTCAATCTTGGATCATCCGACTGCAGACAAGTCCGAATTGGATTCGCAAGATGTTGCATCTTTAATAGATTTGTCTCAGTCAGAGACGCCTCCCACGCCATACATCGAAGTTTCTTACTCTCTACTACGGCCCCTTACGCCAACAATATATGACTGGTTATCATCGTCACGAGATGAAGCCACAATATTCCATCACTATGTGACATGGATAGCCCCCATTATGATTCCAGTGGACAGCACGAATAACCCCTGGAAATCTGTTTACCCATCGACAGCACTGCAAGATTCGTCTCCAGCTTCACGAGCTTTGTACCATGCGATCATCGCTCAATCTGCATTTAATCTGGCCAATTTATACAAAGACAATCGACATATATACCATCAAAAGGAATCAGTTGCACTAGAGCACTACGGCTCTTCATTAAGAGAGCTAAGTCAAACCTTAAACTCTACGAAAGAAGCGGAATACAATGCATGCGCTGCTACTCTATATACATTAATGATCTCGGAG GGTCAGGCAAGAGATTCGGTCGCTTGGAGGAGTCACTTTAATGGAGCTGGAAGTTTTGTGACTCAGTTTGTGCGGCAAAAGCCGTGGGCTCAGTCCACGCATTCTTGGGTAATATCTCAAAGCATCGCCCTTTCATTCGAAATTTCACAAACAGGAAACGCCAAGCCTCATAATCGCTCCCCAATCACCGAAATTCTGTTCGAAGGCGTTGCTTCCCGCCAAAACTTTGGATATACAATCGGTGCAAGCTGCAATGTTTTGCGCATAATCTCATCAACCAGACTTTTCATGGAGCGGATTGCGCATGGCGATGTCCCTGACAATCTCTGTCTGACTGTTCAGAGCTATATTGCCGAATTATTACCTGAAAACCACGCACAATGCGGCATTGATCTCGATATTCCCGAGCGGGAGAGTATTGTGAAATCATTACCCAGAACGGAGCAGTTTAAATTCTTGgattgtcttcatcttcgactCTTCCGTACGGCGGCCCTGATTTATATATATCAAGCCATTCTCAAGGTTCCTCCACGCGGCGTCAGCAAGTATGTCAGATCCGTCTTGCTGGATGCCATGACATTTATGTACATTCGCGGAGGCGCAATATCGATGTGGCCTGTCTTTATTGCTGCTACAGAGGCCACGGATGAAGCAGACCAGAAAATGGTTGAGTGTTGGCTAGCAGTATCAAGCCAACTTGGAATCCCAAACCGTCTGGTGGCTGGAACAGTTATTCGCCAAATATGGCATGATCGTGCACAAGAAGCCATTGTGAGAGGCGTCGAACCAGACCAGGTCGTGTTAGACTGGAAAGCAGTTCAACAGCGATTGGGAGTCgaccttttgcttttgtAA
- a CDS encoding uncharacterized protein (EggNog:ENOG41~TransMembrane:7 (o6-27i88-104o124-144i151-169o181-202i214-234o246-269i)) translates to MADAPMHFEVVEGLFTISVSFILLLFLPGSPSRPKPLFGQGLIKFTDMDSNILRRRLELDGGEDLNEQGLKKIPLAVIWSTVTHYRRWPHFVSTFVVFSTWSPLTTYTPSIIMSLGFDRTRANALAAVGAFIALAVVFLFAFISDRTNQRGASVIAAQTCYLITLIVAHQLQPHVGKWSRWGLWTAVNSFAVGYHPIHNSWVQLNCTDPREKSISIAMWVMSAISGLMVGTQYFQADDKPLYSTGLRTMIVMVSVGIASAAFQIAVYVVHNRRVNDGKQQGSEPRGKLYVP, encoded by the exons ATGGCTGACGCTCCCATGCACTTTGAGGTAGTTGAGGGTCTGTTTACAATCTCGGTTTCTTTCATTCTCTTGCTTTTCCTACCTGGATCGCCGTCACGTCCAAAACCTCTGTTTGGCCAGGGGTTGATTAAATTCACGGACATGGACTCGAATATTTTGCGGCGGCGTCTCGAATTAGATGGTGGAGAGGATTTAAATGAGCAAGGTCTCAAGAAGATTCCTCTAGCAGTCATTTGGAGCACAGTGACCCATTATCGCCGCTGGCCGCATTTCGTTTCAACATTTGTGGTATTCTCCACATGGAGTCCCTTAACCACCTACACCCCTTCTATCATTAT GTCGCTGGGCTTTGATAGAACCAGGGCAAACGCTCTGGCTGCCGTGGGTGCATTTATCGCACTTGCTGTTGTTTTTCTATTCGCATTCATCAGCGATCGAACCAACCAACGAGGTGCTTCCGTAATTGCTGCTCAGACGTGCTATTTGATCACTCTCATAGTAGCCCATCAACTTCAGCCTCATGTTGGAAAGTGGTCAAGGTGGGGTTTGTGGACGGCTGTCAACAGCTTCGCAGTTGGCTATCATCCTATTCACAACTCATGGGTTCAGCTTAATTGCACAGACCCCAGAGAGAAGAGTATAAGTATTGC CATGTGGGTGATGTCCGCTATTAGTGGCCTTATGGTAGGAACGCAATACTTCCAAGCTGATGACAAGCCGCT TTATTCAACTGGCCTACGCACAATGATTGTAATGGTTTCAGTGGGAATCGCAAGCGCCGCTTTCCAAATCGCCGTATATGTGGTACACAATAGACGAGTTAATGATGGGAAACAACAGGGAAGTGAGCCCAGAGGAAAGCTATATGTGCCATAA
- a CDS encoding uncharacterized protein (EggNog:ENOG41): MGGLPVRRVAIIGAGPAGAIAIDALAQERSFDVIRVFERRERAGGCWIDDSSHPPTLSNFESLAARTADAPLPIPKTLPAQTQRSDQPRFSESSVYPYLETNIDSLPMEFSKEPIPVERSELSIAHHGPDTPFRKWDVIQRYVQGLVDRKGYSDFVSYETTVEKVEKVGTEWKVVLRKNGKHRDYWWVEWFDAVVVASGHFWVPYIPAIEGLEAFEKARPGSITHSKHFRGRKQFVGKRIVVVGASVSGADIAFDLANVAQAPVHAITIGHTINGYFGGEAFKHPKIKNHPSIAKVEGRTVHLIDGNSIADVDYIIFSTGYSWSLPFLADVPVRNNRVPDLYQHVVWQKDPTLLFVGAVAAGLTFKIFEWQAVLAARILAGRAELPSVEEMRKWEVERIKARGDGVKFTLIFPDFEDYFETLRQLAGEGEEGKGRKLPRFRREWVRAFLDGHERRKAMWRRLNEKAQLELSAAQDGKLDIRARL; encoded by the exons ATGGGCGGTCTTCCTGTACGGCGAGTAGCCATCATTGGCGCCGGACCAGCGGGAGCTATTGCCATTGATGCCCTTGCGCAAGAAAGGTCCTTTGACGTTATTCGCGTTTTCGAGCGTCGGGAACGAGCAGGAGGATGCTG GATAGATGATTCATCACATCCTCCTACGCTGTCCAATTTTGAATCGCTGGCAGCGCGTACAGCCGATGCGCCACTTCCTATACCGAAGACGCTCCCGGCCCAGACACAGCGGTCTGACCAACCACGCTTCTCAGAGTCGTCTGTGTATCCCTATCTAGAGACGAATATTGATTCTCTACCTATGGAATTCAGCAAGGAACCAATTCCAGTTGAACGAAGCGAGCTTTCAATAGCCCATCACGGACCAGACACTCCATTTCGCAAGTGGGATGTGATACAAAGATACGTCCAAGGTCTTGTCGATAGAAAAGGCTACAGCGACTTTGTTTCTTACGAAACGACAGTTGAAAAAGTAGAAAAAGTTGGCACAGAGTGGAAAGTCGTATTGCGAAAAAATGGGAAACACCGCGATTACTGGTGGGTTGAGTGGTTtgatgccgtcgtcgtcgccagcgGGCACTTCTGGGTGCCATATATTCCTGCCATAGAGGGGTTAGAAGCATTTGAGAAAGCAAGGCCCGGCAGTATAACCCACAGCAAACATTTCCGAGGCCGTAAGCAGTTTGTAGGCAAA CGCATCGTCGTGGTTGGAGCATCTGTCTCTGGAGCTGACATTGCCTTTGACCTTGCCAATGTCGCACAGGCTCCGGTCCATGCCATCACCATTGGGCACACCATCAATGGATACTTTGGAGGCGAAGCTTTTAAGCATccgaaaataaaaaaccatCCTTCAATTGCCAAGGTTGAGGGGAGAACTGTGCATCTAATAGATGGAAATTCTATTGCCGATGTTGACTATATAATCTTTAGCACAGGCTATAGCTGGTCTCTGCCCTTTCTCGCCGATGTCCCTGTACGAAATAATCGTGTTCCAGATCTTTATCAGCACGTTGTCTGGCAAAAAGACCCGACATTGCTCTTTGTGGGCGCTGTGGCGGCTGGGTTGACGTTCAAAATTTTCGAATGGCAAGCTGTTTTGGCAGCACGCATTCTTGCCGGTCGAGCAGAGCTCCCATCTGTTGAAGAGATGCGAAAGTGGGAAGTCGAAAGAATCAAGGCACGCGGAGACGGTGTGAAATTTACGTTGATATTTCCAGATTTTGAAGATTACTTTGAAACACTTAGACAACTGgccggagaaggagaagaagggaaggGGCGCAAGCTCCCGCGATTTCGAAGAGAGTGGGTAAGAGCCTTTCTCGATGGTCATGAGCGTCGCAAGGCTATGTGGAGACGACTCAATGAGAAAGCCCAACTTGAGCTGAGCGCGGCTCAAGACGGCAAACTTGATATTAGAGCACGGCTATGA
- a CDS encoding uncharacterized protein (EggNog:ENOG41): MTSFDLTSYKALSFDIYATLIDWETGIFGQLLPLLSRLPKGHSLWSKSLADIRDYLLTRYAAHEHRLEIQYPNEKYSKLLSMVYENVAADMEIAVTSSESEAFGGAIGKWPAFEDTVAAMQKLGKYYKLIALSNVDKVSFANTLRGPLNGVKFDAIYVAEDIGTYKPDPNNFNYLVEHANQEFGIQKNDICHTAQSLPFDIIPVAAMGFRPAVWISRGGGRMGMGDLEAVKDKVNIGATYQTLGEMAIAVEAAFGKSE; the protein is encoded by the coding sequence ATGACTTCTTTCGATCTCACGTCTTATAAAGCCTTATCCTTTGATATATATGCAACGCTCATCGATTGGGAGACGGGCATCTTTGGACAGCTTCTACCACTACTCAGTAGACTTCCGAAAGGACATTCACTATGGAGCAAAAGTCTGGCCGATATTCGAGATTATCTTCTCACCCGATATGCAGCTCACGAACATAGACTGGAGATTCAGTATCCAAATGAGAAATACTCAAAGTTGCTGAGCATGGTGTACGAAAATGTTGCTGCGGATATGGAAATAGCCGTAACTTCTAGCGAGTCAGAGGCATTTGGTGGCGCCATAGGGAAATGGCCAGCATTTGAGGACACCGTGGCCGCCATGCAAAAATTAGGAAAATATTACAAACTCATTGCGTTGAGCAATGTGGACAAAGTGTCATTTGCAAACACCTTGCGCGGTCCGCTTAATGGCGTCAAGTTCGATGCAATCTACGTTGCAGAAGACATTGGCACGTACAAACCAGACCCAAACAACTTTAATTACCTGGTCGAACATGCAAATCAGGAATTCGGGATCCAGAAAAACGACATATGTCATACAGCACAGAGTCTGCCGTTTGATATTATCCCTGTTGCAGCAATGGGTTTTCGGCCCGCCGTTTGGATATCACGTGGAGGTGGAAGAATGGGAATGGGGGATTTAGAAGCGGTGAAGGATAAGGTTAATATTGGAGCGACGTATCAAACGCTAGGAGAAATGGCCATAGCTGTAGAGGCAGCCTTTGGTAAATCTGAATAA
- a CDS encoding uncharacterized protein (EggNog:ENOG41~TransMembrane:10 (i32-52o64-84i91-109o121-139i160-179o191-211i248-265o271-292i313-331o416-436i)): MADIEASVSKDGAEERITPVLNEKRQWYRSTLFNACVIGGVGFLAPGLWNAMNSLGAGGAESPYLINAANALVFGLMGFFCLFGGPIANRIGLSYTLLLGALGYPIYSAGLYTNNRFGNEWFVLVGAVACGISAGLFWASEGAIALGYPEPSKRARYLNIWVWFRTLGPIVGGSIVLGLNVKTSGKGSVGYVTYIIFIVLQCLAAPLALCLSPPHKVQRSDGSRVIVKREASFFAEFKALYHLSRRRNVLLLLPIFWAAYFNQYTGNFEAYYFSVRGRALIGFVSNFATLLSSQILSQWLDWTRFSVKKRLEYAFYYVVAVHILSWVYGWVVQEQFTSNPPLLDWSTPGYVKGFFVLFLWNFSQQAAQNWLYYLVATMTNDVAELTRLTGILRGQESFAQAVSYGLNTRNWYGGRVPLAVNTILLGLAIVPTYLVVRSHEPDESEKESESTSSERNYEITEPNKEETN; the protein is encoded by the exons ATGGCGGACATAGAGGCCAGCGTATCCAAAGATGGCGCCGAAGAGCGTATCACGCCGGTATTGAATGAGAAGCGGCAGTGGTATCGGAGTACGCTCTTCAATGCCTGTGTTATCGGTGGTGTTGGGTTTTTAGCACCTGGCTTATGGAATGCAATGAACTCTCTAG GTGCTGGCGGAGCCGAATCGCCATACTTGatcaacgccgccaatgccttgGTATTCGGATTAatgggctttttttgcctaTTTGGTGGCCCAATCGCCAATAGAATAGGGCTGTCTTACACacttcttcttggagccCTCGGCTACCCGATTTATTCTGCTGGTCTCTACACAAACAATCGCTTTGGTAACGAATGGTTCGTGCTTGTCGGTGCCGTGGCCTGCGGAATATCAGCTGGACTCTTTTGGGCAAGTGAGGGAGCCATCGCTCTCGGATACCCAGAACCTTCGAAGCGAGCCAGGTACTTGAACATATGGGTCTGGTTCCGGACATTGGGACCCATTGTTGGCGGTTCTATTGTCTTAGGCTTGAACGTAAAAACTTCCGGTAAAGGGAGCGTTGGCTATGTGACCTACATCATTTTCATTGTTTTACAATGTTTGGCAGCTCCCTTGGCATTGTGTCTATCTCCACCCCACAAAGTCCAACGAAGCGATGGATCGCGTGTCATTGTCAAACGAGAAGCATCGTTCTTTGCTGAGTTCAAGGCTCTGTATCACCTATCGAGGAGACGTAAcgttctgcttcttcttccgatCTTCTGGGCTGCTTATTTCAATCAGTACACTGGCAACTTTGAAGCTTACTACTTCAGCGTACGTGGCCGTGCTTTGATCGGCTTTGTAAGCAACTTTGCTACGCTGTTGTCCTCGCAGATTCTTAGCCAGTGGCTCGATTGGACCCGTTTTTCCGTTAAAAAGCGTTTGGAATATGCATTTTATTATGTCGTTGCAGTACATATTCTCTCTTGGGTATACGGCTGGGTTGTTCAAGAACAGTTTACTTCTAATCCTCCACTCTTGGACTGGAGCACGCCCGGCTACGTCAAAGGCTTTTTTGTGCTGTTTTTATGGAACTTTTCACAACAGGCGGCCCAGAACTGGCTATACTATCTTGTTGCTACCATGACGAATGATGTAGCAGAGCTCACTCGCTTGACGGGTATTCTGCGTGGACAAGAAAGCTTTGCTCAAGCCGTGTCATATGGCCTCAATACAAGAAACTGGTATGGAGGACGAGTGCCCCTGGCCGTTAACACAATACTCCTTG GGCTGGCAATTGTCCCGACTTACCTGGTTGTTCGTAGCCACGAGCCGGATGAGTCGGAAAAGGAATCCGAGTCCACATCTTCGGAGAGAAACTATGAGATTACTGAGCCGAATAAGGAGGAAACGAATTAG